The genomic interval cattataaaatcaattcaggctcggtatatatgcatgatatgatatgcaacttatccgattaccgcttatatgcggtgctgacctaattcggcctattatcttcaatttaattccaaatcaattcttctcactttctacactctaattatacttaaattaccttagtgagtgtgaatgagattcaatttatcagtctcgatagcaaattacgaaaataacCCCAGtgggtaaaattcatatttttgcttcaaaaattcccattatttttctaagctcataattcatcataattcctcaaataaacatcaagatcattaGCCAATATTcacctagaaaattcggccaataatggtaatggaggaaaataaattcttttcttattgttttgttcctaaatatgctaaactaactaaaaacactaacataacttaaaatcaaattaatctaacaactttctctctcctaacccatttgaTCAGCCAccaattcatcatgaaaacgtgtaatttaatcatggaaaataaggagaaatgcttgggaataagaaaactcaagcttaatagaaaaaatctcacatttttcacttaatttccttgaaaattcacactttttctttgattttctctctctagggttttgtttttattttctctctcttcttgctggtttggccagccatagggtggaagatgggatgatttttgtgccttttaaaaaggaaaataataaattaataaaggtgtgacacgtggcatcatgtcattggcctgtttttaaaactttaaaaattttaatcctttttatctccaccacacaattagtcaatggtcaaaatgaggatacgagatgaccatgtgctggaaaaatgtcctggtggtggaaaattactgttttgcccctggggtggtaaaattaccattttacccctatactccaaattatatcagaattaaaatttttcacttctaaacctcaaatcatactccaataagtcaaatggggccaaaaatcttttctaaaaattcccattttctcCCTAAGtggaaaatgaccattttgcccttagatagcgaaaatttcgatttgactccaaattgatcctcgaactccgaatcaccatattaaaccattctgggactttaaaattcttaatttcattgtaaattctctatttgatctagttcgaggcttaaatcaacattgttgtacctctaggtataatatcgacttttgtaaatttttcggaactctcttagcatgcaaacatgctatccatcacatgtatgtcatgacaaatatttttatagagtcgggcttgtcatcttctcccccacttggatcaaccatatgatccttcttcatgactgatttcgatatccgtctaaatattaatattttaatattatttcattaataaaatattattttattctaaaaattttatcttgtctccttggtacccaaaataccttattatgcctcacttgacttccgaatcgccttttatctcacaaattctcctccgataaaattattgttattttctcacttgcggaatattttatcctaaactactcctttcatcttttatcacttttaaacattttgattgacctcaatttgcatttgatcaactttatttatcaccatatcaaagtatggggtatttcattgAATAAAGATTATTATCCAATTATTCATGTTGGATTTTTTAGTAGACTCATCTTACATGAGTAGGGCATCAATATGCATCCTATTAATGGTTTGTATTTAATGGATTTATCTTATGAATTATGCATCTTTATGCATCCTATTCAATCAATTTTTGTACATAGATGTTATCTATtggatttcataatttcacGACCCTTTGACCTTTAAAGTGTCATTAGCTCCCACTATTTCTATCATGTATAGAAATCTTGCTAAGTAAGCTTATTTACTTTCCTTTGGGATGTTATATCCCTAACTTTTATGTATACTTACATGTCATTAGTCATTCATCATTGGTTATGGGATGAAATCCTCTCAAAGGTTAGTTCATGCAATTAATTGGGTTTAGAATGCTTTATAATTTATCTCTTATGATTTCAATATGATAATCAATTGTTATTTAGTTCTAAGTAATCTTAATTtagatctaaaattttaataagaatgcTTCTTGACTAAATATGTTTATAATCCTATTATGAATTCATTGAGTTATGACTCAATTTTATTTAGTCAACTCATTAATTCCCTTTttgattcataatcaaaagaaaaataatctcACAATGATATTATCATTATGACTTAGTATTGATTATCATATATTCAAGGTTATACTTaaggataaataatttagaacaatttcaaaataaaatgagatataatgtaaatatataaatatatatataagctaagCATCTCATGCTAGCAAAATATAAGTCTATGTTtcctaaacataaaataaatatttagccATAAGCCCAACACCAAAACATCTCATCTTGACAATCATGTCATGAAAACATTCAatgttctaaaattatttattgttccaCAATCGAATCTAGGTCGACAAGCTTGATCACCATTAACTAAGGTTGTCCCCTTCATGATCTTATTCTTCATTGCTCCTTGTCATTAGTTCCTTCAGTATGTCATACATATTAAAACCATTAATAAAGAGTAAGGTATCATATACaaagtagtgaaaaattaatcatcatGTAATTCATATCTAAAGTGGAAGCTTCATTTTGTTTCTTCCCTTTGATGGATTCAAGATAATCCCTGCAATTGTGCCTCCAATGCCCAAGTTTGCCGCAGAAATGGCATTTATCATTATCCTTGTCTTTCTTCACTCCTCCAGTAAGCTTTATACCTTTTGAAGTTGATGCTTTTTCACCCTTGTctttcttagaaaattttcttttcttttttttatttttcttaaaagagaCAAGATGAATTGAAGGTGTCTCCTTCGCAATGGTGTTCTCAGCCTGTGTGAGTATATTCAATAAGTCTGAAAGGGTTACCTTAATCTTGTTCATGTTGAAGTTCAACACAAACTGTGAATAGCTCTTTGGTAGTGAAGAAAGTACAAGGTCTATGCTTAAATCATGATCCGTAACCCAACCCAACTACTCAAGTCGAGTGATATATCCTATCATCTTAAGCACATAAGGCCTTATTGGGCTTCCCTTAGACATCTTATATCAAAACAATTCCCTTGAAATGTCGAATCTCTTTGTGTGACTTTCTTTATCGAACATTTCTCTAAGGTTTAGGATAATATCCATAACATTCATAGcttcatgttgcttttgaagATTTGGAGCCATACTAGCCAACATCACATATCTGGCTTGATCGAGATCATCCATATAAACTCTATAGGCCTCCTGTTCCTCATTTGTAGCATCATCGCTAAGCTCCTTAAGAATACGACCATCTaagacataagcctttttctcttgtttcaaGATAATCTTGATATTGCGAGACcaatcaatgaaatttgggCCTGTCAACTTGTTTGCATCAAGTATGCTTCTAAGTGACAAACTATTTGCCATGATAGATTTTTATCCTATATAAACcaacatatatgattattagtCATTAACGcaaattatataatcataaagatAAGGTTTTAGAAtcttatatgattattctcaatattttataaagataataacCCTCATCTactatttcaagaaatttaacCTTTGGACTTCTTATTGAGCTAGGACCTTTTTCATCCCACCATGACcttgagtgactcaacaaGCCATAATGAAACTAATTAGGTAGTTAACTTAGCTTATCAATTGTATCTTATACAATTCCTAGATCAGTTAGGTGACAACTCTTTGTCTAAATacatcatatatattttgccTAACTATACCTCTAATACTACGTGGTCATGTGTGACACATCCGAATAACATGGTACTAGTTGAGGAAGACCCATCAATAACTCAAACGTACTCGTGTAAAAGTTTGGCcttgagtgactcaacaaGCCTCCAATTGAAAGAGCAGCCTGGTTGTCTTGTTATATGGTGGAAAGTAACTTTTTGACTCAATATATTAATGAgggatttttatttattaattcattaattaaggtCTCATTGATTTGAAGTTGTTATTGACATGCATAACATTTAtcacatttcacatatatcatatatacataaatatatatatactgaaaaataaatctatctcatGCCAACTACTAGAATGATTGTGGACTTTACTAATTCTAATTCCTTGAGCCATTAAGGAAATTAGTTGGTCAAATTCCTAGGGGATTTACACAAATATTGTCTTCTAGTTTTGCTTGTAATCTCTTTGAATCTCCATGGCGCCTTTGGATCTCCATCTTCgatttacaaaaatttttctaactcTAGTTTTACACTTTGATgtaattaattacattttataatcaagaAACCTCGAGTTACATTCGAGGGGAGTTAGgtgagaaaagaattttacaacccagagaaaatagagataaGGAAGGGTGCGCAGAccttattttaaaataaatatcataagaaataaatttaaccatcCATGACCTAATCTTCAAAGGTCTAAGTTCATAATCATCCTCATACTTTATAATCACAATCAAAAGCATAGAAATAAATGCAAACTCAATATCACTTGGTGATCTTGTGTGttatttaagaaaaacatCAATTAATTCACTTAAAGTGCTAGActcaaattatttggtattgttttatttcaatttagtgtttaagaaattctcattttcaaaacacttaaagTAAACATTTTACTCCTTATTTCTTATTAGAAATTCATTGAAATAAAACTTTCCTTTTTAagacttttcattttaattctttccataattaaaACTCCTTTTAATCTTGGAAACTTCTTTATTTTAGGTAAACTTCCTAAAATATATCCAAGacaacattttaatttctaacatTTTGAACATGtattagtttcctaaattgtaTGTTGTTTAAGTTACCTAAATGGTGACTTAACTAATTTTTGGAAACTtctagtcaaaccaaaattttaaggaaagtTCAATGCTATCACATAACTTTaggaatttcttttaaagtaggAAACTATTTCCTGTGAAttttccaaattaaaataCTATCTTTAATTTTAGGAATTGCTTTTAGAGTAGGAaacaattttctattttttatgaatcacCCAAAATTAAAGTAGATGGCATTTAAGTGCTCTTAAAACTCCATAAATCATGAGTCAAACTCATGAAAAagctgttgaaaattttcaccaaGTGTGTTGaacaattaaacaaaaaattcacGAAGAATTAAGCCCCCAAAAGCGATCATAGCTACCTAACATTTTCTACATTGaatctttgttgttttggaacttgaaaacatgatttttatgaacctttttcataataaaTCAAGTTTGGCCAAAACATgaagtaatttaatttgataaaaaaatttataataattaaagacTTGTTCATAACACTTACCCAATGTTAGTAAAAATAATCGGCACATTAGTCCCCAAAACATCTCAAAACTATTCGGTTTTAACTTGGTTTCGCAAGCCTTTTAATCCATTCATTAATTCTTCAATTAAACAtgattttaaaccttttaaaacatgttttaatgaatta from Theobroma cacao cultivar B97-61/B2 chromosome 5, Criollo_cocoa_genome_V2, whole genome shotgun sequence carries:
- the LOC108661922 gene encoding uncharacterized protein LOC108661922, translated to MANSLSLRSILDANKLTGPNFIDWSRNIKIILKQEKKAYVLDGRILKELSDDATNEEQEAYRVYMDDLDQARYVMLASMAPNLQKQHEAMNVMDIILNLREMFDKESHTKRFDISRELF